The following are encoded together in the Primulina tabacum isolate GXHZ01 chromosome 18, ASM2559414v2, whole genome shotgun sequence genome:
- the LOC142532846 gene encoding uncharacterized protein LOC142532846 produces MVGFGSGLGLVVEFGSSSDLVGAELGSGVGFGLELGAGPSSSSVGSSVSELVGGDMDGFGLELGVGPSLRSVGGSVSEFGDGDMDGFGLELGAGPSSGSVDGSVSESDSELGDGDMDGFGLELGAKPSSGSMGGSVSESGSKLGDGDMDGFGFELGAGPSSDSMGGSVSESCSELGDGDMDGFGLELGVRPSSGSVGGSVSEICDGDMDAFGRGGDCGAEAGPELGGMDHFESKGKIGS; encoded by the exons ATGGTGGGTTTTGGTTCAGGGCTTGGTCTTGTGGTTGAATTTGGATCATCGTCTGATTTAGTAGGCGCAGAACTTGGTTCAGGGGTTGGTTTTGGTTTAGAGCTAG GTGCAGGACCATCGTCTAGTTCTGTGGGCAGTTCTGTTTCAGAGCTTGTTGGTGGTGATATGGATGGTTTTGGTTTAGAGCTTGGTGTAGGACCATCATTACGTTCTGTGGGCGGTTCTGTTTCAGAGTTTGGTGATGGTGACATGGATGGTTTTGGTTTAGAGCTTGGTGCAGGACCATCATCTGGTTCTGTGGACGGTTCTGTTTCAGAGTCTGATTCAGAGCTAGGTGATGGTGATATGGATGGTTTTGGTTTAGAGCTTGGTGCAAAACCGTCTTCTGGTTCTATGGGTGGTTCTGTTTCAGAATCTGGTTCAAAGCTTGGTGATGGTGACATGGATGGTTTTGGTTTTGAGCTTGGTGCAGGACCGTCGTCTGATTCTATGGGCGGTTCTGTTTCAGAGTCATGTTCAGAACTCGGTGATGGTGACATGGATGGTTTTGGTTTAGAACTTGGTGTAAGACCATCATCTGGTTCTGTTGGTGGTTCTGTTTCAGAGATTTGTGATGGGGACATGGATGCTTTTGGACGAGGGGGTGATTGTGGAGCCGAGGCTGGTCCAGAGCTTGGTGGCATGGACCATTTTGAATCCAAGGGTAAAATTGGGTCATAG
- the LOC142533582 gene encoding peroxidase 12, translated as MVSCTSLLFLVSNYLLLSTSFRFTSAQSGSQPIVDGLSWNFYDSSCPTLESIVRKQLKKVFKKDVGQAAGLLRLHFHDCFVQGCDGSVLLDGSASGPSEKSAPPNLSLRAEAFKIIEDLRRRVQKECSRIVSCADIVALAARDSVYLAGGPDYDIPLGRRDGLNFATRNATLANLPPPSSNTTALLTSLATKNFTATDVVALSGGHTIGIGHCTSFTSRLYPSQDPTMDQTFARNLKTTCPGANTDNTTVLDIRSPDTFDNKYYVDLMNRQGLFTSDQDLYTDSRTRGIVTSFAVNQTLFFEKFVIAMIKMSQLSVLTGKEGEIRGNCSAKNSNNLWLSSIVEETKESSLSAF; from the exons ATGGTTTCTTGTACTTCTTTGCTTTTCTTGGTATCTAATTATCTTCTTCTGTCCACAAGTTTTCGTTTTACCAGTGCTCAATCAGGATCTCAACCTATAGTTGATGGACTTTCATGGAATTTCTACGATTCTTCATGTCCAACCTTGGAATCCATTGTCAGAAAACAGCTCAAGAAGGTGTTCAAGAAGGATGTTGGCCAAGCCGCTGGATTGCTTCGTCTCCATTTCCATGATTGCTTTGTCCag GGATGTGATGGTTCAGTGCTGCTAGATGGATCCGCGAGCGGCCCCAGCGAAAAATCTGCACCTCCCAACTTGAGTTTGAGGGCTGAGGCCTTCAAGATAATCGAGGATCTCCGACGACGAGTGCAGAAGGAGTGCAGTAGAATTGTTTCTTGTGCTGATATTGTTGCTCTTGCAGCTCGGGATTCTGTTTATCTT GCTGGTGGCCCTGATTACGACATTCCATTAGGCAGACGCGACGGCCTAAACTTCGCAACAAGAAACGCAACCCTAGCCAACCTTCCTCCCCCGTCAAGCAACACCACCGCCCTCCTCACCTCTCTCGCCACCAAGAACTTCACAGCCACGGACGTGGTCGCCCTCTCCGGCGGCCACACAATCGGAATCGGCCACTGCACCTCCTTCACGAGCCGCCTCTATCCTTCTCAAGATCCTACCATGGACCAGACATTCGCCCGAAACCTCAAAACAACTTGCCCCGGCGCAAACACAGACAACACCACCGTACTGGACATACGATCGCCGGATACATTTGACAACAAATACTATGTCGATCTGATGAATCGTCAGGGACTGTTCACTTCAGACCAGGATTTGTACACGGATTCCAGGACTCGGGGGATTGTCACCAGCTTCGCGGTGAATCAGACATTGTTTTTCGAGAAATTTGTGATTGCGATGATAAAGATGTCGCAGCTGAGCGTACTGACAGGGAAAGAGGGGGAGATTCGTGGGAATTGCTCGGCGAAGAATTCGAACAATCTATGGCTCTCTTCTATTGTGGAAGAGACAAAGGAGAGTTCGCTCTCGGCATTTTAA